A single window of Streptomyces griseoviridis DNA harbors:
- a CDS encoding 16S rRNA (uracil(1498)-N(3))-methyltransferase — MTAPVFVVDSLAGVGAGDAGFVLEGPEGRHAVSVKRLRPGEGVVLTDGRGRWTEGVVRAAEGKDRLVVGELAEVAEEPVAAPRITVVQALPKGDRGEVAVETMTEVGVDAVVPWQASRCITQWRGERGQKALAKWRATAREAGKQSRRVRFPEVAEAATTKQVAALLATADLAVVLHEDRDWPSAPLATAELPADGAIVLVVGPEGGVSAEELALFAEAGARACRLGRSVLRTSTAGTAATALLLGRTGRWS; from the coding sequence ATGACGGCGCCGGTGTTCGTGGTCGACTCGCTGGCCGGGGTGGGCGCGGGGGACGCCGGGTTCGTGCTGGAGGGGCCCGAGGGGCGGCACGCGGTGTCCGTGAAGCGGCTGCGGCCCGGCGAGGGCGTCGTCCTCACCGACGGGCGCGGGCGCTGGACCGAGGGCGTGGTGCGGGCTGCCGAGGGCAAGGACCGGCTGGTCGTCGGCGAGTTGGCGGAGGTCGCCGAGGAGCCCGTCGCGGCGCCCCGGATCACCGTCGTGCAGGCGCTGCCCAAGGGCGACAGGGGCGAGGTCGCCGTGGAGACCATGACCGAGGTCGGCGTGGACGCCGTGGTGCCCTGGCAGGCGTCCCGCTGCATCACCCAGTGGCGCGGCGAGCGCGGTCAGAAGGCGCTCGCCAAGTGGCGGGCCACCGCGCGGGAGGCGGGCAAGCAGTCCCGCCGGGTGCGCTTCCCCGAGGTCGCGGAGGCGGCGACGACCAAGCAGGTGGCGGCACTTCTGGCCACCGCCGACCTCGCCGTCGTCCTGCACGAGGACCGCGACTGGCCCAGCGCGCCGCTGGCCACCGCCGAACTCCCCGCCGACGGCGCGATCGTGCTCGTCGTCGGACCCGAAGGGGGCGTCTCCGCCGAGGAGTTGGCGCTGTTCGCCGAGGCGGGCGCGCGGGCCTGCCGGCTGGGACGCAGCGTGCTGCGCACCTCCACCGCGGGGACCGCCGCGACGGCCCTCCTCCTGGGCCGCACCGGCCGCTGGTCCTGA
- a CDS encoding nitronate monooxygenase: MSSPLTDLFPHPIVQAPMAGGVSVPQLAAAVSEAGGLGFLAAGYKTADGMYQEIKQLRGLTGRPFGVNLFLPQPEYADPSAVEVYAHQLAGEAAWYSTELGDPDSGRDDGYDAKLAVLLDNPVPVVSFHFGVPRPDALESLRRAGTFTLVTVTTAEEALAVERAGADAVIAQGVEAGGHQGTHRDLPELDGSGLGLLALIAQIRETVALPIVAAGGIMRGHQIAAALASGATAAQLGTAFLATPESGAHALHKQALTNPLFVRTELTRAFSGRPARGLVNRFLREHGPYAPAAYPEVHHLTSPLRKAAAKAGDAQGMALWAGQGHRMARELPAGQLVEVLAAEVETARAALSAGGGAR; the protein is encoded by the coding sequence ATGTCCTCCCCGCTGACCGATCTCTTCCCGCATCCGATCGTGCAGGCCCCGATGGCGGGCGGTGTCTCCGTCCCGCAGCTCGCCGCCGCCGTGTCCGAGGCCGGCGGGCTCGGTTTCCTCGCCGCCGGGTACAAGACCGCCGACGGCATGTACCAGGAGATCAAGCAGCTCCGCGGGCTCACCGGCCGCCCCTTCGGCGTGAACCTCTTCCTGCCGCAGCCCGAGTACGCCGACCCGTCGGCGGTCGAGGTGTACGCCCATCAGCTGGCCGGCGAGGCCGCCTGGTACTCGACCGAGCTGGGCGACCCGGACAGCGGCAGGGACGACGGCTACGACGCCAAACTGGCGGTGCTCCTCGACAACCCGGTCCCGGTGGTGTCGTTCCACTTCGGCGTGCCGCGGCCGGACGCCCTGGAGTCGCTGCGCCGGGCCGGGACCTTCACCCTGGTCACCGTGACCACCGCGGAGGAGGCCCTCGCCGTGGAGCGGGCCGGCGCCGACGCGGTGATCGCGCAGGGCGTGGAGGCGGGCGGCCACCAGGGCACCCACCGCGACCTGCCCGAGCTGGACGGCTCGGGGCTCGGCCTGCTGGCGCTGATCGCGCAGATCAGGGAGACCGTCGCGCTGCCGATCGTCGCCGCGGGCGGCATCATGCGCGGCCACCAGATCGCCGCGGCCCTCGCCTCGGGCGCGACCGCCGCCCAGCTCGGCACGGCGTTCCTCGCCACCCCCGAGTCGGGCGCCCACGCCCTGCACAAGCAGGCGCTGACCAATCCGCTCTTCGTGCGCACCGAGCTGACCCGCGCCTTCTCCGGGCGCCCGGCGCGCGGCCTGGTCAACCGGTTCCTGCGCGAGCACGGCCCGTACGCGCCGGCCGCCTACCCGGAGGTCCACCACCTCACCTCGCCGCTGCGCAAGGCCGCCGCGAAGGCCGGGGACGCGCAGGGCATGGCGCTGTGGGCGGGGCAGGGCCACCGGATGGCAAGGGAGCTGCCCGCGGGACAGCTCGTCGAGGTGCTCGCCGCCGAGGTCGAGACGGCCAGGGCCGCGCTGTCGGCCGGGGGCGGCGCGCGATGA
- the dnaJ gene encoding molecular chaperone DnaJ: MATDYYAVLGVRRDASQDEIKKAFRRLARELHPDVNPDPKTQERFKEINAAYEVLSDPQKKQVYDLGGDPLSQAGGGAGGFGAGGFGNFSDIMDAFFGTASQRGPRSRTRRGQDAMIRLEIELDEAAFGTTKDIQVDTAIVCATCSGEGAAPGTTAQTCDMCRGRGEVSQVTRSFLGQVMTSRPCPQCQGFGTVVPTPCPECAGDGRVRSRRTLTVKIPAGVDNGTRIQLAGEGEVGPGGGPAGDLYVEIHELPHSMFQRRGDDLHCTVTIPMTAAALGTKVPLETLDGLEEVDIRPGTQSGQSIPLHARGVTHLRGGGRGDLIVHVEVQTPTKLDPEQERVLRELSKLRGEERPLGQFQPGQQGLFSRLKDAFNGR; encoded by the coding sequence GTGGCCACGGACTATTACGCCGTTCTCGGCGTGCGCCGCGACGCGTCGCAGGATGAGATCAAGAAGGCCTTCAGGCGGCTCGCGCGCGAGCTGCATCCGGACGTGAACCCGGATCCGAAGACCCAGGAGCGGTTCAAGGAGATCAACGCCGCCTACGAGGTGCTCTCCGACCCGCAGAAGAAGCAGGTCTACGACCTCGGCGGCGACCCCCTCTCGCAGGCGGGCGGCGGCGCGGGCGGCTTCGGCGCCGGCGGCTTCGGGAACTTCTCGGACATCATGGACGCGTTCTTCGGCACGGCGTCGCAGCGCGGACCGCGCTCGCGCACCCGCCGCGGCCAGGACGCCATGATCCGGCTGGAGATCGAGCTGGACGAAGCGGCCTTCGGCACCACGAAGGACATCCAGGTCGACACCGCGATCGTCTGCGCGACGTGCAGCGGCGAGGGCGCGGCCCCCGGCACCACCGCCCAGACCTGCGACATGTGCCGCGGCCGCGGCGAGGTGTCCCAGGTGACCCGGTCCTTCCTCGGCCAGGTCATGACGTCCCGCCCCTGCCCGCAGTGCCAGGGCTTCGGCACGGTCGTCCCGACCCCGTGCCCGGAGTGCGCGGGCGACGGCCGGGTCCGCTCCCGCCGCACCCTGACGGTGAAGATCCCGGCCGGTGTCGACAACGGCACCCGCATCCAGCTCGCGGGCGAGGGCGAGGTCGGCCCCGGCGGCGGCCCCGCAGGTGACCTCTACGTCGAGATCCACGAGCTGCCGCACTCGATGTTCCAGCGGCGCGGCGACGACCTGCACTGCACGGTCACCATCCCGATGACGGCGGCGGCCCTCGGCACCAAGGTGCCGCTGGAGACGCTCGACGGCCTGGAGGAGGTCGACATCAGGCCCGGCACCCAGTCGGGCCAGTCGATCCCGCTGCACGCCCGCGGTGTCACGCATCTGCGCGGCGGCGGGCGCGGCGACCTCATCGTGCACGTCGAGGTGCAGACGCCGACGAAGCTCGACCCCGAGCAGGAGCGGGTGCTGCGCGAGCTGTCCAAGCTGCGCGGCGAGGAGCGGCCGCTCGGCCAGTTCCAGCCGGGCCAGCAGGGCCTGTTCTCGCGGCTGAAGGACGCCTTCAACGGACGCTGA
- the hrcA gene encoding heat-inducible transcriptional repressor HrcA, which translates to MLSERRLQVLRAIVHDYVGTEEPVGSKALTERHNLGVSPATVRNDMAALEDEGFIAQPHTSAGRIPTDKGYRLFVDKLAGVKPMTGPERRAIHSFLDGAVDLDDVVARTVRLLAQLTRQVAVVQYPSLTRSTVRHVELLSLAPARLMLVLITDTGRVEQRLVDCPAPFGESSLADLRARLNSRVAGRRFTDVPPLVEDLPEAFDVEDRGTVSTVLSTLLETLVEENEERLMIGGTANLTRFGHDFPLVIRPVLEALEEQVVLLKLLGEAGDSGMTVRIGHENAYEGLNSTSVVSVGYGSGGEAVAKLGVVGPTRMDYPGTMGAVRAVARYVGQILAES; encoded by the coding sequence ATGCTGAGCGAGCGGAGGCTCCAGGTACTGCGTGCCATCGTCCACGACTACGTCGGGACCGAGGAGCCGGTCGGTTCGAAGGCGCTCACCGAGCGGCACAACCTCGGGGTCTCGCCCGCGACCGTGCGCAACGACATGGCCGCGCTGGAGGACGAGGGCTTCATCGCCCAGCCGCACACCAGCGCCGGGCGCATCCCCACCGACAAGGGCTACCGGCTCTTCGTCGACAAGCTGGCCGGTGTGAAACCGATGACGGGCCCCGAGCGGCGCGCCATCCACAGCTTCCTCGACGGCGCCGTCGACCTGGACGACGTCGTCGCCCGCACGGTGCGGCTGCTCGCGCAGCTGACCCGGCAGGTCGCGGTCGTGCAGTACCCGTCGCTGACCCGGTCCACGGTCCGGCACGTGGAGCTGCTGTCGCTGGCGCCGGCCCGGCTGATGCTGGTCCTGATCACCGACACCGGCCGGGTCGAACAGCGGCTGGTGGACTGCCCGGCGCCGTTCGGCGAGTCCTCGCTCGCCGACCTGCGGGCGCGGCTCAACAGCCGGGTCGCGGGCCGGCGCTTCACCGACGTCCCGCCGCTCGTCGAGGACCTCCCCGAGGCCTTCGACGTCGAGGACCGCGGCACCGTCTCGACGGTGCTCTCCACCCTGCTGGAGACGCTCGTCGAGGAGAACGAGGAGCGGCTGATGATCGGCGGCACCGCCAATCTCACCCGCTTCGGGCATGACTTTCCTCTCGTGATCCGCCCGGTCCTGGAGGCCCTGGAGGAACAGGTCGTCCTCCTCAAACTCCTGGGCGAGGCGGGGGATTCGGGCATGACCGTACGCATCGGTCACGAGAACGCCTACGAGGGACTCAACTCCACGTCCGTGGTCTCGGTCGGCTACGGTTCGGGCGGCGAGGCAGTCGCCAAGCTCGGCGTGGTCGGACCGACCCGCATGGATTACCCGGGAACGATGGGAGCGGTACGCGCAGTGGCACGGTACGTCGGACAGATCCTGGCGGAGTCGTAA
- a CDS encoding MBL fold metallo-hydrolase → MKVTWEGLGWERLREGVGRCRLPGWDCTAGLVVGAGAALVVDAGSGLAEGALLRERAEALAGRRVTHLALTHPHFDHVLGAAAFADAAVFGAAGAAGGWRADPEELRADAVREGLDPRVAREAADAPVPPLRAVAGELAVDLGGGTRVLLADVGPGHTGHDLAVLVPGAPPVVFCGDLVEESGRPQAGQDAVPARWPAALDRLLALGGEDALYVPGHGAVVDAAFVRAQRDALATRFGVSR, encoded by the coding sequence ATGAAGGTGACTTGGGAAGGGCTGGGGTGGGAACGGCTGCGGGAAGGCGTCGGACGGTGCCGGCTGCCGGGGTGGGACTGCACGGCGGGCCTCGTCGTCGGGGCGGGCGCGGCGCTGGTGGTGGACGCCGGTTCGGGGCTCGCGGAGGGCGCGCTGCTGCGGGAGCGGGCCGAGGCGCTCGCCGGCCGGCGTGTGACCCATCTCGCGCTGACCCACCCGCACTTCGACCACGTCCTCGGGGCGGCGGCGTTCGCGGACGCGGCGGTGTTCGGGGCGGCGGGGGCGGCCGGCGGGTGGCGCGCCGACCCGGAGGAGCTGCGGGCGGACGCGGTGCGCGAGGGCCTGGACCCGCGGGTGGCGCGGGAGGCCGCCGACGCCCCGGTGCCGCCTCTGCGTGCCGTGGCCGGGGAGCTGGCCGTGGACCTCGGCGGCGGGACGCGGGTGCTGCTCGCGGACGTGGGTCCCGGGCACACCGGGCACGATCTGGCGGTGCTGGTGCCGGGAGCGCCGCCCGTGGTGTTCTGCGGCGACCTGGTCGAGGAGTCGGGGCGGCCGCAGGCAGGTCAGGACGCGGTGCCGGCCCGCTGGCCCGCCGCGCTCGACCGGCTGCTCGCGCTGGGCGGCGAGGACGCGCTGTACGTGCCCGGTCACGGCGCGGTGGTGGACGCGGCGTTCGTGCGGGCCCAGCGGGACGCGCTGGCAACGCGTTTCGGCGTGTCGCGGTGA
- a CDS encoding DUF3097 domain-containing protein, which translates to MRPYSSDLTPPWKKSKPVPEIAADPGLVVEEPATGFCGAVIRCEAGTVTLEDRFGKHRVFPMEPRGFLLEGRVVTLVRPASGPARPTRTASGSVAVPGARARVARAGRIYVEGRHDAELVERVWGDDLRVEGVVVEYLEGVDDLPAIVAEFAPGPDARLGVLVDHLVPGSKEWRIAEQVTSEDALVVGHPYIDIWEAVKPSSVGITAWPRVPRGQDWKTGVCRALGWPENTGAAWQGILGRVHSYKDLEPALLGRVEELIDFVTAPA; encoded by the coding sequence ATGCGCCCGTACTCGTCGGACCTGACTCCGCCGTGGAAGAAGTCCAAGCCCGTGCCCGAGATCGCCGCCGACCCCGGTCTCGTGGTGGAGGAGCCGGCCACCGGGTTCTGCGGGGCGGTGATCCGCTGCGAGGCCGGCACGGTGACCCTGGAGGACCGCTTCGGCAAGCACCGGGTGTTCCCGATGGAACCGCGTGGCTTCCTGCTGGAGGGCCGGGTGGTGACGCTCGTCAGGCCGGCGTCCGGGCCGGCCAGGCCCACCCGCACCGCGTCGGGTTCGGTGGCCGTCCCCGGCGCCCGCGCCCGGGTGGCCCGCGCCGGGCGCATCTACGTCGAGGGCCGGCACGACGCGGAGCTGGTCGAGCGGGTGTGGGGCGACGACCTGCGCGTGGAGGGCGTGGTCGTGGAGTACCTGGAGGGTGTGGACGACCTCCCGGCGATCGTCGCCGAGTTCGCGCCGGGACCCGACGCCCGGCTCGGCGTCCTGGTGGACCACCTGGTGCCCGGCTCCAAGGAGTGGCGCATCGCCGAGCAGGTGACCAGCGAGGACGCGCTGGTCGTCGGCCACCCGTACATCGATATCTGGGAGGCGGTGAAGCCGTCGTCGGTGGGGATCACGGCGTGGCCCCGGGTGCCGCGCGGCCAGGACTGGAAGACGGGGGTGTGCCGGGCCCTGGGCTGGCCGGAGAACACCGGGGCGGCCTGGCAGGGCATCCTGGGCCGGGTGCACTCGTACAAGGACCTGGAGCCCGCGCTGCTCGGGCGGGTGGAGGAGCTGATCGACTTCGTGACGGCCCCGGCCTGA
- the hemW gene encoding radical SAM family heme chaperone HemW has product MPSALPDGEPVPDDGALPAAALAGAADRPLGFYLHVPYCATRCGYCDFNTYTATELRGTGGVLASRDNYADTLTDEVRLARKVLGDDPRPVRTVFVGGGTPTLLAAADLVRMLAAVRDEFGLAPDAEITTEANPESVDPAYLAALREGGFNRISFGMQSARQHVLRILDRTHTPGRPEACVAEARAAGFEHVNLDLIYGTPGESDDDWRASLDAAIGAGPDHVSAYALIVEEGTGLARRIRRGEVPMTDDDVHADRYLIADETMAAAGFDWYEVSNWATSEAARCLHNELYWRGADWWGAGPGAHSHVGGVRWWNVKHPGAYAAALASGRSPGAGRELLSDEDRRVERILLELRLVEGVPLALLRAEGLAAAGRARADGLLESGPYDEGRAVLTLRGRLLADAVVRDLVD; this is encoded by the coding sequence ATGCCTTCCGCACTCCCCGACGGCGAACCGGTCCCCGACGACGGCGCCCTGCCCGCCGCCGCGCTGGCCGGCGCCGCCGACCGCCCCCTCGGGTTCTACCTGCACGTCCCCTACTGCGCGACCCGCTGCGGCTACTGCGACTTCAACACCTACACGGCGACCGAGCTGCGCGGCACGGGCGGTGTCCTCGCCTCCCGCGACAACTACGCCGACACCCTGACCGACGAGGTCCGCCTGGCCCGCAAGGTCCTCGGCGACGACCCGCGCCCAGTCCGCACGGTCTTCGTCGGCGGCGGCACGCCCACCCTGCTGGCCGCCGCCGACCTGGTGCGGATGCTGGCGGCGGTCCGTGACGAGTTCGGGCTCGCGCCGGACGCCGAGATCACCACCGAGGCGAACCCCGAGTCGGTGGACCCCGCCTACCTGGCGGCGCTGCGGGAGGGCGGCTTCAACCGGATCTCGTTCGGCATGCAGAGCGCCCGGCAGCACGTCCTGAGGATCCTCGACCGCACCCACACCCCCGGCCGCCCCGAGGCGTGCGTCGCCGAGGCGCGGGCGGCGGGGTTCGAGCACGTGAACCTGGACCTGATCTACGGCACCCCCGGCGAGTCCGACGACGACTGGCGGGCCTCCCTCGACGCCGCCATCGGCGCCGGGCCCGACCATGTCTCCGCCTATGCCCTGATCGTCGAGGAGGGCACCGGGCTGGCCCGCAGGATCCGCCGCGGCGAGGTCCCGATGACCGACGACGACGTGCACGCCGACCGCTATCTGATCGCCGACGAGACGATGGCCGCGGCCGGGTTCGACTGGTACGAGGTGTCCAACTGGGCCACCTCGGAGGCGGCCAGGTGCCTGCACAACGAGCTGTACTGGCGGGGCGCCGACTGGTGGGGCGCGGGCCCCGGCGCCCACTCCCACGTCGGCGGGGTGCGCTGGTGGAACGTCAAGCATCCCGGCGCGTACGCGGCGGCCCTGGCGTCGGGGCGCTCGCCCGGCGCGGGCCGCGAGCTGCTCTCGGACGAGGACCGGCGGGTGGAGCGGATCCTGCTGGAGCTGCGGCTCGTCGAGGGCGTCCCGCTCGCCCTGCTGAGAGCCGAGGGACTCGCCGCCGCGGGCCGGGCCCGCGCCGACGGGCTCCTGGAGAGCGGCCCCTACGACGAGGGCCGCGCGGTGCTCACCCTGCGCGGCAGGCTCCTCGCGGACGCGGTGGTCAGGGACCTGGTGGACTGA
- a CDS encoding ATP-binding SpoIIE family protein phosphatase — translation MGAIPTQREAGSGGSGAPDASAQGDAGARARTRATLPGSPLAPGSARVLVRAALAEWAASAVPGAEHLTGRLADDAVVVVSELVTNAVVHAGTDVELACRLEPDTGALVIEVGDHHPSRAPRDTEPSYEAPEHGRGLRLVAALAESWGVTYRRGAKTVWARLVAEGPPGEGTGPEETGRQRDGNGAPDDEIRPFDGRDVLARGLKVAESLAPEPPAAGRDRDWLNRGALSFLAEASDLLAGQLDENLVAALTGQLIVPRLADWCAVWLEDEATARGGWPGDGAAGEGARLARVWHGSENRIEELRRALEKDPPHPFESDHGGPVPYPWPGEALGAREELGAALAYRLVAGGRPLGTLVIGRSGLTRFPDEITGLVEDLSRRVALAVGAARQYARQATISQVLQRGLLPVAVAEIPGVRSALVYEPCDQGGPSGDFYDLFPGGDGRWCFAIGDVQGKGPEAAVVIGLARPWLRLLAREGYRVADVLDRLNRLLLDDATEAADAAARALARPATPGDGPQTRFLSLLYGELRPFDGGIRCTLASAGHPLPLLLGPAGDVRTVARPQTLLGVVDDETYTSETFELRTGDTLLCVTDGVTERRSGARQFDDGDGLATALGGCAGLSAELVAERIRRLVHEFGPRPPVDDLALLVLQAE, via the coding sequence ATGGGGGCCATTCCGACGCAACGGGAGGCTGGTTCCGGTGGTTCCGGCGCTCCCGACGCGTCCGCGCAGGGGGACGCGGGCGCGCGCGCCCGCACCCGGGCGACCCTGCCGGGCAGTCCCCTCGCGCCCGGGTCGGCGCGCGTCCTGGTGCGGGCCGCGCTCGCCGAGTGGGCCGCCTCCGCCGTCCCCGGCGCCGAGCACCTCACCGGCAGGCTCGCCGACGACGCGGTGGTCGTCGTCAGCGAACTCGTCACCAACGCCGTCGTGCACGCGGGCACCGACGTGGAGCTGGCCTGCCGCCTGGAGCCCGACACGGGCGCGCTCGTCATCGAGGTCGGCGACCACCACCCCTCCCGGGCGCCCCGCGACACCGAACCCTCCTACGAGGCACCGGAGCACGGCCGAGGACTGCGGCTGGTCGCCGCCCTCGCCGAGTCCTGGGGCGTCACCTACCGCAGGGGCGCCAAGACGGTCTGGGCGCGGCTCGTGGCGGAGGGCCCGCCGGGCGAGGGGACCGGCCCGGAGGAGACCGGGCGGCAGCGGGACGGCAACGGCGCGCCGGACGACGAGATCAGGCCGTTCGACGGGCGGGACGTCCTCGCCCGCGGCCTCAAGGTCGCCGAGAGCCTCGCCCCCGAGCCGCCCGCCGCGGGACGCGACCGGGACTGGCTCAACCGGGGCGCCCTGTCCTTCCTCGCCGAAGCCTCCGACCTGCTCGCGGGACAGCTCGACGAGAACCTGGTCGCCGCCCTCACCGGGCAGCTCATCGTGCCCAGGCTCGCCGACTGGTGCGCCGTCTGGCTCGAGGACGAGGCCACCGCGCGCGGCGGTTGGCCCGGCGACGGCGCCGCCGGCGAGGGCGCCCGCCTCGCCCGGGTCTGGCACGGCAGCGAGAACCGCATCGAGGAGCTGCGCCGCGCCCTGGAGAAGGACCCGCCGCACCCCTTCGAGAGCGACCACGGCGGGCCCGTCCCCTACCCGTGGCCTGGCGAGGCGCTCGGGGCCCGCGAGGAGCTGGGCGCGGCCCTCGCCTACCGGCTGGTGGCCGGCGGCCGGCCGCTGGGCACGCTCGTCATCGGCCGCTCCGGGCTGACCCGCTTCCCCGACGAGATCACCGGCCTGGTCGAGGACCTCAGCCGCCGGGTGGCGCTCGCCGTCGGCGCGGCCCGCCAGTACGCCAGGCAGGCCACTATCAGCCAGGTCCTGCAACGCGGCCTGCTGCCGGTGGCCGTCGCGGAGATCCCCGGGGTGCGCAGCGCGCTGGTCTACGAACCCTGCGACCAGGGCGGCCCGAGCGGCGACTTCTACGACCTGTTCCCCGGCGGCGACGGCCGCTGGTGCTTCGCCATCGGGGACGTCCAGGGCAAGGGCCCCGAGGCCGCCGTCGTCATCGGTCTGGCCAGGCCCTGGCTGCGGCTGCTGGCCCGCGAGGGCTACCGGGTCGCCGACGTCCTCGACCGCCTCAACCGGCTGCTCCTCGACGACGCGACGGAGGCCGCCGACGCCGCCGCCCGCGCCCTCGCCAGGCCCGCCACCCCGGGCGACGGCCCGCAGACCCGGTTCCTCTCGCTGCTCTACGGCGAGCTGCGGCCCTTCGACGGCGGGATCCGCTGCACCCTCGCCTCCGCGGGGCACCCGCTGCCGCTGCTGCTCGGCCCGGCGGGCGACGTCCGCACGGTGGCGAGGCCGCAGACCCTGCTCGGGGTCGTCGACGACGAGACGTACACGAGCGAAACGTTCGAGCTGCGGACCGGGGACACCCTGCTCTGCGTCACCGACGGCGTCACCGAGCGCCGCTCGGGCGCACGCCAGTTCGACGACGGTGACGGGCTCGCGACCGCCCTCGGCGGCTGCGCGGGCCTGAGCGCCGAACTCGTCGCGGAACGCATCAGGCGCCTGGTCCACGAGTTCGGACCGAGGCCACCGGTGGACGACCTCGCGCTCCTGGTCCTCCAGGCCGAGTGA